One segment of Toxotes jaculatrix isolate fToxJac2 chromosome 8, fToxJac2.pri, whole genome shotgun sequence DNA contains the following:
- the nt5c3a gene encoding cytosolic 5'-nucleotidase 3 isoform X2: MPQFEKTTVHMRDPERVEQIICGLIKGGASKLQIITDFDMTLSKFAVNGKRCPTCHNIIDNCKLVTEECRQKLLQLKNKYYPIEIDPNLTMEEKYPFMVEWYFKSHTLLVEQRIEKDKLPEVVRESDAALREGFEQFFDRLQQHNVPVFIFSAGLGDVLEEIIRQAGVYHPNVKVVSNFMDFDDNGVLKGFKGELIHVYNKHDGALRNTEYFKQLKEYCNIILMGDSLGDLSMADGAPSVENILKIGFLNDKVEERLDKYLDSYDIVLVKDETLEVPNAILQKVL; encoded by the exons aTGCCTCAGTTTGAGAAGACGACGGTCCACATGAGGGACCCTGAGAGGGTGGAGCAGATCATCTGTGGTCTCATCAAGGGAGGAGCTTCCAAACTACAG aTCATCACAGACTTCGACATGACGTTAAGCAAGTTCGCCGTCAACGGCAAACGCTGTCCGACGTGTCACA ATATCATTGATAACTGCAAGCTGGTAACAGAGGAGTGCAGgcagaagctgctgcagctgaagaatAAATATTATCCCATCGAGATTGACCCTAACCTCACCATGGAGGAGAAATACCCGTTCATGGTGGAGTG GTATTTTAAGTCCCACACGTTACTCGTGGAGCAGCGGATAGAGAAAGACAAGCTGCCAGAGGTGGTGAGAGAGTCTGACGCTGCGCTCAG AGAGGGGTTCGAGCAGTTCTTTGACCGCCTGCAGCAGCACAACGTGCCTGTCTTCATCTTCTCTGCTGGTCTGGGCGACGTCCTGGAGGAAATCATCCGCCAGGCCGGAGTCTACCACCCCAACGTCAAAGTGGTCTCCAACTTCATGGACTTTGATGATAAT GGCGTCCTGAAAGGTTTCAAAGGTGAGCTCATCCATGTGTACAACAAACACGACGGCGCCCTGCGGAACACAGAGTACTTCAAACAGCTGAAGGAATACTGCAACATCATCCTGATGGGCGACTCGCTGGGGGACCTCAGCATGGCCGACGGAGCCCCCAGCGTGGAGAACATCCTCAAGATCGGCTTCCTCAACGACAAG GTGGAAGAGCGATTGGACAAGTATCTGGACTCTTATGACATCGTCCTGGTGAAGGACGAGACTCTGGAAGTGCCCAATGCCATCCTCCAGAAGGTTCTATAA